The following coding sequences are from one Apodemus sylvaticus chromosome X, mApoSyl1.1, whole genome shotgun sequence window:
- the LOC127674431 gene encoding odorant-binding protein 1a-like — MVKFLLLALAFGLAQAEIEGEWKTVAIAADNVDKIEPAGEMRLYCREITCEEDCKILKITFYVHENGHCSLTTVTGYLQEDGETFRTQYQGDNHYAVVKQTPENIVFYSENVDRASRKTKLIFVVGKNPLTPEQKDKLGEFAVSKNIPPENIREVLGTDPCPQ, encoded by the exons ATGGTAAAATTTCTGCTGCTGGCTTTGGCATTTGGACTGGCTCAGGCTGAG ATTGAAGGAGAATGGAAAACTGTTGCTATTGCTGCTGATAATGTAGACAAGATAGAACCTGCTGGAGAAATGAGACTCTATTGTCGTGAAATTACTTGTGAAGAGGATTGCAAGATattgaaaatcacattttatgtccA tgaAAATGGACATTGCTCTTTGACCACAGTCACTGGGTATTTACAAGAAGATGGCGAGACCTTCAGAACTCAAT ATCAAGGGGATAATCACTATGCAGTTGTGAAGCAGACACCAGAGAACATAGTCTTTTACAGTGAGAATGTTGACAGAGCCAGCCGGAAAACAAAATTGATATTTGTTGTTG GAAAAAATCCTTTAACTCCTGAACAAAAGGATAAACTTGGTGAATTTGCTGTGTCAAAGAACATTCCTCCTGAAAACATTCGAGAAGTCCTGGGTACAG ATCCCTGTCCTCAGTAA